A window of the Capricornis sumatraensis isolate serow.1 chromosome 9, serow.2, whole genome shotgun sequence genome harbors these coding sequences:
- the LYSMD3 gene encoding lysM and putative peptidoglycan-binding domain-containing protein 3, whose protein sequence is MAGRHQNRSFPLPGIHSSAQVHAFGNCTDSDMLEEDAEVYELRSRGKEKIRRSTSKDRLDDIIVLTKDIQEGDTLNAIALQYCCTVADIKRVNNLISDQDFFALRSIKIPVKKFSSLTETLYPPKGRQASRPSTVQYLPEQQELLSANDSLSSTESAGSFLKEVDRDIEQIVKCTDTKRENLNEVVSALTAQQVRFEPDNKNIQRKDPYYGADWGIGWWTAVVIMLIVGIITPVFYLLYYEILAKVDVSHHSTVDSSHLHSGVTPPSQQREMENGIAPTKGIPFGPQDDHKLYSQDSQ, encoded by the exons ATGGCTGGGAGGCATCAGAATCGTAGTTTTCCTCTTCCAGGAATTCATTCAAGTGCTCAAGTACATGCATTTGGAAATTGTACAGACAGTGATATGTTGGAGGAAGATGCTGAAGTGTATGAGCTTCGATCCcgaggaaaagaaaaaatccgAAGAAGTACATCAAAAGATAGACTTGATGACATTATAGTGTTAACAAAAGATATACAGGAAGGAGACACTTTAAATGCAATAGCCCTTCAATACTGTTGTACG gtaGCAGATATCAAGAGGGTTAACAATCTCATCAGTGACCAAGACTTTTTTGCCCTTAGgtctatcaaaattccagtaaAAAAGTTTAGTTCATTGACTGAAACACTTTATCCTCCAAAAGGAAGACAGGCTTCACGTCCTTCTACTGTTCAATACCTTCCAGAACAACAGGAACTTTTGTCAGCTAATGACTCTCTttcttccactgagtcagctggtAGCTTTCTAAAAGAAGTAGACCGGGACATCGAACAAATAGTAAAATGTACAGACACCAAAAGAGAGAACCTGAATGAGGTGGTGTCTGCTTTGACAGCACAACAGGTCCGTTTTGAACCTGACAACAAAAACATTCAACGGAAGGACCCTTATTATGGAGCAGATTGGGGAATAGGGTGGTGGACAGCTGTAGTGATAATGTTGATAGTAGGCATAATAACACCAGTGTTTTATTTGCTGTATTATGAAATTTTAGCTAAGGTGGATGTCAGTCACCATTCAACAGTGGATTCTTCACATTTGCATTCAGGAGTCACACCCCCGTCACagcagagagaaatggaaaatggaaTTGCTCCAACTAAAGGAATACCCTTTGGTCCACAAGATGATCATAAACTATATAGTCAAGATTCTCAATGA